A window of the Desulforapulum autotrophicum HRM2 genome harbors these coding sequences:
- a CDS encoding ABC transporter permease, with amino-acid sequence MFTLHGYGPLLIKGAKLTITVGAGAMVITILLGLGAALCKLSSIKSLGIIAETYTTVIRGIPELVLILLVYYGAPTLIQDMAAFFGQEIYVEIKPMVAGILTIGFIYGAFATEVFRGAFLAVPKGQIEAAQACGMGPLLVFRRILLPQMWRFAIPGLGNVWMVLIKATALVSVIQLPELMRSTDIAARNLHKPFTCYFAASLIYLAITIFSLFFQQWAERKANRGVRREV; translated from the coding sequence GTGTTTACGCTTCATGGATATGGCCCCCTGCTGATCAAAGGGGCAAAACTTACCATCACCGTTGGTGCAGGGGCCATGGTCATAACAATCCTGCTCGGACTGGGTGCGGCCCTTTGCAAGCTCTCGAGCATCAAGTCCCTTGGCATCATTGCAGAAACCTACACCACGGTCATCCGTGGCATCCCAGAACTGGTGCTGATTCTTCTGGTCTACTACGGTGCCCCGACCCTGATTCAGGACATGGCCGCATTTTTCGGCCAGGAGATCTATGTTGAGATCAAGCCCATGGTCGCGGGCATCCTCACCATTGGATTCATCTATGGTGCATTTGCCACAGAGGTGTTCCGGGGGGCTTTCCTTGCCGTGCCCAAAGGACAGATCGAGGCGGCCCAGGCCTGCGGCATGGGACCTCTGCTGGTCTTCCGGCGCATTCTTCTGCCCCAGATGTGGCGGTTTGCCATCCCGGGCCTTGGCAATGTGTGGATGGTTCTGATCAAGGCAACGGCCCTGGTGTCGGTGATCCAGCTGCCGGAACTCATGCGAAGCACGGATATCGCTGCAAGGAATCTTCACAAGCCCTTTACCTGTTACTTTGCAGCCTCGCTGATCTACCTTGCCATCACCATCTTCTCCCTGTTCTTCCAGCAATGGGCAGAACGAAAAGCCAACCGGGGCGTCAGGAGGGAAGTGTAA
- a CDS encoding ABC transporter substrate-binding protein: MKKTLFVSIVLLVAMVAGSAFAGNITKVRMGTEGAYPPFNFIDKDGKLQGFDVDIAKALCVAAGVECEFVMQDWDGMIPGLLAKKFDTIIASMSITQERLQKVNFTKKYYLTPAKFIAKKGSNFEITPEGLKGKTVGVQRGTIHENFVRDKFGKTMNIKSYATQDEANMDLASGRVDLVIADTVVLSDGFLNKKEGKDFEFVGPGFTDKKWFGEGIGIAIRKEDKELLDLMNKAIDTIRANGEYQRINAKYFDFDVYGD; encoded by the coding sequence ATGAAAAAAACGTTATTCGTTTCCATTGTATTGCTGGTTGCCATGGTTGCAGGATCAGCATTTGCCGGCAATATCACCAAGGTCCGCATGGGAACCGAGGGCGCCTACCCTCCATTCAACTTCATTGACAAAGACGGCAAACTCCAGGGATTTGATGTGGACATTGCCAAGGCCCTGTGCGTTGCAGCTGGCGTTGAATGTGAATTTGTCATGCAGGACTGGGACGGCATGATCCCGGGCCTTCTTGCCAAAAAATTTGATACCATCATTGCCTCCATGTCCATCACTCAAGAGCGCCTGCAAAAGGTCAACTTCACCAAAAAATACTACCTCACCCCTGCAAAATTCATCGCAAAAAAGGGCAGTAACTTTGAAATCACCCCCGAGGGCCTCAAGGGAAAAACCGTGGGCGTTCAGAGGGGAACTATCCATGAAAACTTTGTCAGGGACAAATTCGGCAAGACCATGAACATCAAATCCTATGCCACCCAGGACGAGGCCAACATGGACCTTGCCTCGGGCAGGGTTGACCTTGTCATTGCCGACACGGTGGTCCTTTCCGACGGATTCCTCAACAAAAAAGAGGGCAAGGATTTTGAATTTGTGGGCCCGGGCTTCACAGACAAGAAATGGTTTGGCGAAGGCATCGGAATTGCCATTCGAAAGGAGGACAAGGAGTTGCTTGACCTCATGAACAAGGCCATCGACACCATCCGCGCCAACGGTGAGTACCAGCGAATCAACGCGAAATACTTTGATTTCGACGTATACGGAGACTAA
- a CDS encoding ABC transporter ATP-binding protein: MNTQEKEAIRVESLYKDFGELKVLKGISVAADEGDVISLIGSSGSGKSTFLRCMNLLEIPTAGEIYVGGEHIRLKKNRRNQTVPEDQKQVDRIRTRLAMVFQHFNLWSHMTVLENIMEAPVHVLKRPKRETKETAMALLEKVGIAERSHYFPSQLSGGQQQRAAIARALAMDPEVLLFDEPTSALDPELVGEVLKVMQDLVKEGRTMIMATHEMGFAREVSSKVIFLDQGVIEAQGAPAYIFGSPDSERCRQFLSNMM, encoded by the coding sequence AAGAAAAAGAAGCGATCAGGGTGGAGTCCCTTTATAAGGATTTTGGAGAACTCAAAGTACTCAAGGGAATCTCGGTTGCAGCAGATGAGGGGGACGTCATCTCCCTTATCGGATCAAGCGGTTCGGGTAAAAGCACCTTTCTTCGTTGCATGAACCTGCTGGAAATCCCAACGGCCGGCGAAATATATGTGGGCGGCGAGCACATCCGGCTCAAAAAGAACCGCAGAAATCAGACGGTGCCTGAAGACCAAAAACAGGTTGACCGGATCAGAACCCGCCTGGCCATGGTGTTCCAGCATTTCAACCTCTGGTCCCACATGACGGTCCTTGAAAACATCATGGAAGCACCGGTTCATGTTCTCAAGCGCCCGAAAAGAGAGACAAAAGAAACGGCCATGGCCCTACTGGAAAAGGTCGGCATTGCCGAACGTTCCCACTATTTTCCCTCCCAGCTCTCCGGCGGGCAACAGCAGCGGGCAGCCATTGCAAGGGCCCTTGCCATGGATCCCGAGGTCCTTCTATTTGATGAACCCACCTCGGCCCTTGACCCGGAGCTGGTGGGTGAAGTACTCAAGGTGATGCAGGATCTTGTCAAAGAAGGTCGGACCATGATCATGGCCACCCATGAAATGGGGTTTGCAAGGGAGGTGTCATCCAAAGTGATCTTCCTTGACCAGGGGGTCATAGAAGCCCAGGGCGCTCCTGCCTATATCTTTGGATCTCCAGATTCAGAACGGTGCAGGCAGTTTCTTTCAAATATGATGTAG